In Archocentrus centrarchus isolate MPI-CPG fArcCen1 chromosome 1, fArcCen1, whole genome shotgun sequence, the following proteins share a genomic window:
- the LOC115783472 gene encoding protein AF-17 isoform X3, with protein MREMVGGCCVCSDERGWAENPLVYCDGHGCSVAVHQACYGIVQVPTGPWFCRKCESQERAARVRCELCPHKDGALKRTDSGGWAHVVCALYIPEVQFANVLTMEPIILQYVPHERYNKTCYICEDHGRESKAACGACMTCNRQGCRQAFHVTCAQMAGLLCEEEGPEADNVKYCGYCKHHYNKMSHKDKIRQKERHKKSSDNLSSSVTSSGVEKNSGHHSSKDGEGKSKKLSSHSHSHRSKKTGSTGKSCSSSSCSSSPFNTGGSLSSAQDFHQFLSSSRLEREHDRGGDDHSGEERKERHRRPAVHEEEEEDEKEEDKDEEEEEDCKYHKPPALTPAEGPLAGSQGHDRSEGNSSPFENKVTISTFGSIMRITSTGLGSGGKIRKISSSSDYKPSKSLCKPSQLSTPPILEEADLEDKAALPPPLPRERRHRGNKKSRHGPGRPRGSKNRERRDEEHHHHHHHTAPPPLALTSSLYPSPSSIPHPAFPSTLPPTATSSSSFSSSSTGSFSTGRGNSLLGSGIYSSLKDPLTLGGGVCSTPLSLGGGVCSTSLSLGGGMCSTPLSSGLLPSHSSLSLPPVSAVSNTQVHPGSSTSYSLSSSQPFASCLSTAPTLPPLLSQAQTSLPESDLDDCRFPCQGNSPRESLSSQSPMSCLPLLFDQRDGLGAGVRARPENVPPASSHIDLLLEKHSNGEMGVNIVEMLQSLHSLQQENQRLQDQILSLTAKKDRLQLLNTELAVPFPPQVHSTQGSMHASAQINFLSSTQDPLSTNKSPLSKSCFLNDTSFVTSSEELHSGSPSRSSSSLSFQSTPPPQQSPASFGQPLLNGLGRGLNDGLGAMSQASGSALPVMGGLMASLAGSPQLTMNGVLGSLNGVIQSPVQNASQPTLPALRPQPPPLNPLALPQSFQLPKSASPSSFLSEQQKQLLLEQQQLQQFLTSQNFTPEQQVVVCQMLQQQRQRELQRLTLTGALTSTPSSPMISQSPNLLSSATASPLQGGQGGGLFGLQENTLHKPGAAGEKGGDKNG; from the exons ATGCGGGAAATGGTTGGAGGTTGCTGCGTGTGTTCCGACGAGCGAGGCTGGGCTGAGAATCCGCTGGTTTACTGTGATGGACACGGCTGTAGCGTCGCCGTTCACCAAG CATGCTACGGCATCGTGCAGGTGCCCACTGGCCCGTGGTTCTGTCGGAAGTGTGAGTCACAAGAGCGGGCGGCACGTGTG AGGTGCGAGCTGTGTCCCCACAAAGATGGTGCCCTCAAGAGGACAGACAGCGGAG GCTGGGCCCACGTTGTGTGCGCACTCTACATCCCCGAGGTGCAGTTTGCCAACGTCCTCACCATGGAGCCCATCATCCTGCAGTACGTCCCGCACGAGCGATACAACAAG ACTTGTTATATCTGTGAGGACCACGGGAGAGAGAGCAAGGCGGCCTGCGGCGCGTGCATGACCTGCAACAGACAGGGCTGCAGACAAGCTTTCCACGTCACCTG TGCTCAGATGGCCGGTCTGCTGTGCGAGGAGGAAGGACCCGAAGCTGATAACGTGAAGTATTGTGGCTACTGCAAGCATCACTACAACAAAATG aGCCATAAAGACAAGATTCGGCAAAAGGAGCGCCACAAGAAGTCGAGCGACAACCTGAGCTCTTCTGTGACGTCCAGCGGTGTAGAGAAG AACTCCGGTCACCACAGCAGCAAGGACGGTGAGGGGAAGTCCAAGAAGCTGAGCTCGCACAGTCACAGCCATCGCAGTAAGAAGACGGGAAGCACCGGCAAGAGCTGCTCCTCATCGTCCTGCTCCTCCAGTCCGTTCAACACAG GTGGTTCCCTGTCGTCTGCTCAGGATTTTCATCAGTTCTTATCTTCTTCCCGCCTGGAGCGCGAACATGACCGAGGGGGTGATGACCACAGCGGAGAGGAGCGCAAGGAGCGTCACAGGAGGCCGGCAGTgcacgaggaggaggaggaggatgaaaagGAAGAGgataaagatgaggaggaggaggaggactgtAAATACCACAAGCCACCAGCATTGACCCCCGCTGAGGGCCCGCTAGCAGGGTCACAAGGTCACGACAGGTCAGAGGGCAACTCCAGCCCCTTCGAGAACAAAGTCACCATTTCCACCTTCGGGTCTATCATGCGCATCACGTCGACGGGACTCGGCAGCGGCGGCAAGATCCGAAAAATCTCTTCCTCGAGCGACTACAAACCCTCCAAATCTCTCTGCAAACCGTCTCAGCTGAGCACGCCACCTATCCTGGAGGAGGCCGACCTGGAGGACAAAGCCGCGCTTCCGCCGCCGCTGCCTCGAGAGAGGAGGCACCGTGGCAACAAGAAGAGCCGGCACGGCCCGGGGCGCCCACGGGGGAGCAAGAACCGAGAGAGGAGGGACGAggagcaccaccaccaccatcaccacacaGCGCCGCCTCCTCTAGCCTTAACCTCCTCACTCTACCCGAGCCCGTCCTCCATCCCCCACCCCGCCTTCCCCTCGACGCTGCCTCCCACCGccacctcttcctcttccttctcctcctcctccactggtAGTTTTTCTACAGGCCGCGGCAACTCGCTGCTCGGCTCTG GCATCTACTCCAGTCTCAAGGACCCTCTCACACTGGGAGGGGGTGTCTGCAGTACCCCCCTTTCCCTGGGTGGAGGGGTGTGTAGCACCTCCTTGTCCCTGGGAGGGGGCATGTGTAGCACCCCTCTCTCCTCAGGACTCCTTCCATCCCACTCCTCGCTGTCTCTCCCGCCAGTCAGTGCTGTGTCAAACACGCAG GTGCATCCAGGTTCCAGCACCTCCTACAGCCTGAGCTCCTCTCAGCCTTTCGCCAGCTGTCTCTCCACAGCCCCGACACTGCCGCCACTACTGAGCCAAGCCCAGACCTCACTGCCAG AGTCTGACCTCGATGACTGTCGCTTCCCGTGTCAGGGGAACTCGCCGAGAGAGAGTCTTTCCTCGCA GTCTCCGATGAGCTGTCTTCCTCTTCTGTTCGACCAGAGAGACGGGTTGGGCGCGGGAGTCAGAGCCCGTCCCGAGAACGTCCCTCCAGCCAGCTCTCACATCGATCTCCTGCTGGAGAAACACAGCAACGGGGAGATGGGAGTCAACA TTGTGGAGATGCTCCAGTCGTTGCACTCCCTGCAGCAGGAGAACCAGCGGCTTCAGGACCAGATCCTCAGCCTGACGGCCAAGAAGGACCGACTGCAGCTGCTCAACACGGAGCTGGCCGTGCCTTTCCCTCCGCAGGTTCACTCCACCCAGGGCTCCATGCACGCGTCCGCCCAGATCAACTTCCTGTCATCCACCCAAG ACCCCCTGAGCACCAATAAGAGTCCCCTGTCCAAAAGCTGCTTCCTGAATGACACCTCCTTTGTTACCTCGTCCGAG GAGCTCCACTCTGGCAGTCCGTCCCGAAGTAGCTCGTCTCTCTCCTTCCAGAGCACCCCCCCTCCTCAGCAGAGCCCCGCCTCCTTCGGCCAGCCGCTGCTGAATGGCTTGGGTCGAGGGTTGAATGACGGCTTGGGGGCGATGAGTCAGGCCAGCGGCTCCGCTCTGCCCGTGATGGGCGGTCTCATGGCGTCTCTCGCGGGAAGTCCTCAGCTGACCATGAACGGCGTGCTGGGCAGTCTGAACGGAGTGATCCAGTCACCTGTGCAGAACGCCTCTCAGCCCACGCTCCCGGCTCTGCGACCCCAACCCCCGCCGCTCAACCCTCTGGCGCTGCCTCAAAGCTTTCAGCTTCCCAAGAGTGCGAGTCC GTCTTCGTTCCTGtcagagcagcagaagcagcttcttctcgagcagcagcagctgcagcagttccTCACCTCACAGAACTTCACACCT
- the LOC115783472 gene encoding protein AF-17 isoform X1 — protein sequence MREMVGGCCVCSDERGWAENPLVYCDGHGCSVAVHQACYGIVQVPTGPWFCRKCESQERAARVRCELCPHKDGALKRTDSGGWAHVVCALYIPEVQFANVLTMEPIILQYVPHERYNKTCYICEDHGRESKAACGACMTCNRQGCRQAFHVTCAQMAGLLCEEEGPEADNVKYCGYCKHHYNKMQKKLRSSENTSSSFSHSRGRSSSPSQDKPHYHHRQRKSHKDKIRQKERHKKSSDNLSSSVTSSGVEKNSGHHSSKDGEGKSKKLSSHSHSHRSKKTGSTGKSCSSSSCSSSPFNTGGSLSSAQDFHQFLSSSRLEREHDRGGDDHSGEERKERHRRPAVHEEEEEDEKEEDKDEEEEEDCKYHKPPALTPAEGPLAGSQGHDRSEGNSSPFENKVTISTFGSIMRITSTGLGSGGKIRKISSSSDYKPSKSLCKPSQLSTPPILEEADLEDKAALPPPLPRERRHRGNKKSRHGPGRPRGSKNRERRDEEHHHHHHHTAPPPLALTSSLYPSPSSIPHPAFPSTLPPTATSSSSFSSSSTGSFSTGRGNSLLGSGIYSSLKDPLTLGGGVCSTPLSLGGGVCSTSLSLGGGMCSTPLSSGLLPSHSSLSLPPVSAVSNTQVHPGSSTSYSLSSSQPFASCLSTAPTLPPLLSQAQTSLPESDLDDCRFPCQGNSPRESLSSQSPMSCLPLLFDQRDGLGAGVRARPENVPPASSHIDLLLEKHSNGEMGVNIVEMLQSLHSLQQENQRLQDQILSLTAKKDRLQLLNTELAVPFPPQVHSTQGSMHASAQINFLSSTQDPLSTNKSPLSKSCFLNDTSFVTSSEELHSGSPSRSSSSLSFQSTPPPQQSPASFGQPLLNGLGRGLNDGLGAMSQASGSALPVMGGLMASLAGSPQLTMNGVLGSLNGVIQSPVQNASQPTLPALRPQPPPLNPLALPQSFQLPKSASPSSFLSEQQKQLLLEQQQLQQFLTSQNFTPEQQVVVCQMLQQQRQRELQRLTLTGALTSTPSSPMISQSPNLLSSATASPLQGGQGGGLFGLQENTLHKPGAAGEKGGDKNG from the exons ATGCGGGAAATGGTTGGAGGTTGCTGCGTGTGTTCCGACGAGCGAGGCTGGGCTGAGAATCCGCTGGTTTACTGTGATGGACACGGCTGTAGCGTCGCCGTTCACCAAG CATGCTACGGCATCGTGCAGGTGCCCACTGGCCCGTGGTTCTGTCGGAAGTGTGAGTCACAAGAGCGGGCGGCACGTGTG AGGTGCGAGCTGTGTCCCCACAAAGATGGTGCCCTCAAGAGGACAGACAGCGGAG GCTGGGCCCACGTTGTGTGCGCACTCTACATCCCCGAGGTGCAGTTTGCCAACGTCCTCACCATGGAGCCCATCATCCTGCAGTACGTCCCGCACGAGCGATACAACAAG ACTTGTTATATCTGTGAGGACCACGGGAGAGAGAGCAAGGCGGCCTGCGGCGCGTGCATGACCTGCAACAGACAGGGCTGCAGACAAGCTTTCCACGTCACCTG TGCTCAGATGGCCGGTCTGCTGTGCGAGGAGGAAGGACCCGAAGCTGATAACGTGAAGTATTGTGGCTACTGCAAGCATCACTACAACAAAATG CAGAAGAAGTTGCGCTCTAGTGAAAATACAAGTAGCTCCTTCAGTCATTCCAGGGGGCGCTCTAGCTCTCCGTCACAGGACAAACCGCACTACCACCACAGACAGAGGAAG aGCCATAAAGACAAGATTCGGCAAAAGGAGCGCCACAAGAAGTCGAGCGACAACCTGAGCTCTTCTGTGACGTCCAGCGGTGTAGAGAAG AACTCCGGTCACCACAGCAGCAAGGACGGTGAGGGGAAGTCCAAGAAGCTGAGCTCGCACAGTCACAGCCATCGCAGTAAGAAGACGGGAAGCACCGGCAAGAGCTGCTCCTCATCGTCCTGCTCCTCCAGTCCGTTCAACACAG GTGGTTCCCTGTCGTCTGCTCAGGATTTTCATCAGTTCTTATCTTCTTCCCGCCTGGAGCGCGAACATGACCGAGGGGGTGATGACCACAGCGGAGAGGAGCGCAAGGAGCGTCACAGGAGGCCGGCAGTgcacgaggaggaggaggaggatgaaaagGAAGAGgataaagatgaggaggaggaggaggactgtAAATACCACAAGCCACCAGCATTGACCCCCGCTGAGGGCCCGCTAGCAGGGTCACAAGGTCACGACAGGTCAGAGGGCAACTCCAGCCCCTTCGAGAACAAAGTCACCATTTCCACCTTCGGGTCTATCATGCGCATCACGTCGACGGGACTCGGCAGCGGCGGCAAGATCCGAAAAATCTCTTCCTCGAGCGACTACAAACCCTCCAAATCTCTCTGCAAACCGTCTCAGCTGAGCACGCCACCTATCCTGGAGGAGGCCGACCTGGAGGACAAAGCCGCGCTTCCGCCGCCGCTGCCTCGAGAGAGGAGGCACCGTGGCAACAAGAAGAGCCGGCACGGCCCGGGGCGCCCACGGGGGAGCAAGAACCGAGAGAGGAGGGACGAggagcaccaccaccaccatcaccacacaGCGCCGCCTCCTCTAGCCTTAACCTCCTCACTCTACCCGAGCCCGTCCTCCATCCCCCACCCCGCCTTCCCCTCGACGCTGCCTCCCACCGccacctcttcctcttccttctcctcctcctccactggtAGTTTTTCTACAGGCCGCGGCAACTCGCTGCTCGGCTCTG GCATCTACTCCAGTCTCAAGGACCCTCTCACACTGGGAGGGGGTGTCTGCAGTACCCCCCTTTCCCTGGGTGGAGGGGTGTGTAGCACCTCCTTGTCCCTGGGAGGGGGCATGTGTAGCACCCCTCTCTCCTCAGGACTCCTTCCATCCCACTCCTCGCTGTCTCTCCCGCCAGTCAGTGCTGTGTCAAACACGCAG GTGCATCCAGGTTCCAGCACCTCCTACAGCCTGAGCTCCTCTCAGCCTTTCGCCAGCTGTCTCTCCACAGCCCCGACACTGCCGCCACTACTGAGCCAAGCCCAGACCTCACTGCCAG AGTCTGACCTCGATGACTGTCGCTTCCCGTGTCAGGGGAACTCGCCGAGAGAGAGTCTTTCCTCGCA GTCTCCGATGAGCTGTCTTCCTCTTCTGTTCGACCAGAGAGACGGGTTGGGCGCGGGAGTCAGAGCCCGTCCCGAGAACGTCCCTCCAGCCAGCTCTCACATCGATCTCCTGCTGGAGAAACACAGCAACGGGGAGATGGGAGTCAACA TTGTGGAGATGCTCCAGTCGTTGCACTCCCTGCAGCAGGAGAACCAGCGGCTTCAGGACCAGATCCTCAGCCTGACGGCCAAGAAGGACCGACTGCAGCTGCTCAACACGGAGCTGGCCGTGCCTTTCCCTCCGCAGGTTCACTCCACCCAGGGCTCCATGCACGCGTCCGCCCAGATCAACTTCCTGTCATCCACCCAAG ACCCCCTGAGCACCAATAAGAGTCCCCTGTCCAAAAGCTGCTTCCTGAATGACACCTCCTTTGTTACCTCGTCCGAG GAGCTCCACTCTGGCAGTCCGTCCCGAAGTAGCTCGTCTCTCTCCTTCCAGAGCACCCCCCCTCCTCAGCAGAGCCCCGCCTCCTTCGGCCAGCCGCTGCTGAATGGCTTGGGTCGAGGGTTGAATGACGGCTTGGGGGCGATGAGTCAGGCCAGCGGCTCCGCTCTGCCCGTGATGGGCGGTCTCATGGCGTCTCTCGCGGGAAGTCCTCAGCTGACCATGAACGGCGTGCTGGGCAGTCTGAACGGAGTGATCCAGTCACCTGTGCAGAACGCCTCTCAGCCCACGCTCCCGGCTCTGCGACCCCAACCCCCGCCGCTCAACCCTCTGGCGCTGCCTCAAAGCTTTCAGCTTCCCAAGAGTGCGAGTCC GTCTTCGTTCCTGtcagagcagcagaagcagcttcttctcgagcagcagcagctgcagcagttccTCACCTCACAGAACTTCACACCT
- the LOC115783472 gene encoding protein AF-17 isoform X2 has product MREMVGGCCVCSDERGWAENPLVYCDGHGCSVAVHQACYGIVQVPTGPWFCRKCESQERAARVRCELCPHKDGALKRTDSGGWAHVVCALYIPEVQFANVLTMEPIILQYVPHERYNKTCYICEDHGRESKAACGACMTCNRQGCRQAFHVTCAQMAGLLCEEEGPEADNVKYCGYCKHHYNKMQKKLRSSENTSSSFSHSRGRSSSPSQDKPHYHHRQRKSHKDKIRQKERHKKSSDNLSSSVTSSGVEKNSGHHSSKDGEGKSKKLSSHSHSHRSKKTGSTGKSCSSSSCSSSPFNTGGSLSSAQDFHQFLSSSRLEREHDRGGDDHSGEERKERHRRPAVHEEEEEDEKEEDKDEEEEEDCKYHKPPALTPAEGPLAGSQGHDRSEGNSSPFENKVTISTFGSIMRITSTGLGSGGKIRKISSSSDYKPSKSLCKPSQLSTPPILEEADLEDKAALPPPLPRERRHRGNKKSRHGPGRPRGSKNRERRDEEHHHHHHHTAPPPLALTSSLYPSPSSIPHPAFPSTLPPTATSSSSFSSSSTGSFSTGRGNSLLGSGIYSSLKDPLSSGLLPSHSSLSLPPVSAVSNTQVHPGSSTSYSLSSSQPFASCLSTAPTLPPLLSQAQTSLPESDLDDCRFPCQGNSPRESLSSQSPMSCLPLLFDQRDGLGAGVRARPENVPPASSHIDLLLEKHSNGEMGVNIVEMLQSLHSLQQENQRLQDQILSLTAKKDRLQLLNTELAVPFPPQVHSTQGSMHASAQINFLSSTQDPLSTNKSPLSKSCFLNDTSFVTSSEELHSGSPSRSSSSLSFQSTPPPQQSPASFGQPLLNGLGRGLNDGLGAMSQASGSALPVMGGLMASLAGSPQLTMNGVLGSLNGVIQSPVQNASQPTLPALRPQPPPLNPLALPQSFQLPKSASPSSFLSEQQKQLLLEQQQLQQFLTSQNFTPEQQVVVCQMLQQQRQRELQRLTLTGALTSTPSSPMISQSPNLLSSATASPLQGGQGGGLFGLQENTLHKPGAAGEKGGDKNG; this is encoded by the exons ATGCGGGAAATGGTTGGAGGTTGCTGCGTGTGTTCCGACGAGCGAGGCTGGGCTGAGAATCCGCTGGTTTACTGTGATGGACACGGCTGTAGCGTCGCCGTTCACCAAG CATGCTACGGCATCGTGCAGGTGCCCACTGGCCCGTGGTTCTGTCGGAAGTGTGAGTCACAAGAGCGGGCGGCACGTGTG AGGTGCGAGCTGTGTCCCCACAAAGATGGTGCCCTCAAGAGGACAGACAGCGGAG GCTGGGCCCACGTTGTGTGCGCACTCTACATCCCCGAGGTGCAGTTTGCCAACGTCCTCACCATGGAGCCCATCATCCTGCAGTACGTCCCGCACGAGCGATACAACAAG ACTTGTTATATCTGTGAGGACCACGGGAGAGAGAGCAAGGCGGCCTGCGGCGCGTGCATGACCTGCAACAGACAGGGCTGCAGACAAGCTTTCCACGTCACCTG TGCTCAGATGGCCGGTCTGCTGTGCGAGGAGGAAGGACCCGAAGCTGATAACGTGAAGTATTGTGGCTACTGCAAGCATCACTACAACAAAATG CAGAAGAAGTTGCGCTCTAGTGAAAATACAAGTAGCTCCTTCAGTCATTCCAGGGGGCGCTCTAGCTCTCCGTCACAGGACAAACCGCACTACCACCACAGACAGAGGAAG aGCCATAAAGACAAGATTCGGCAAAAGGAGCGCCACAAGAAGTCGAGCGACAACCTGAGCTCTTCTGTGACGTCCAGCGGTGTAGAGAAG AACTCCGGTCACCACAGCAGCAAGGACGGTGAGGGGAAGTCCAAGAAGCTGAGCTCGCACAGTCACAGCCATCGCAGTAAGAAGACGGGAAGCACCGGCAAGAGCTGCTCCTCATCGTCCTGCTCCTCCAGTCCGTTCAACACAG GTGGTTCCCTGTCGTCTGCTCAGGATTTTCATCAGTTCTTATCTTCTTCCCGCCTGGAGCGCGAACATGACCGAGGGGGTGATGACCACAGCGGAGAGGAGCGCAAGGAGCGTCACAGGAGGCCGGCAGTgcacgaggaggaggaggaggatgaaaagGAAGAGgataaagatgaggaggaggaggaggactgtAAATACCACAAGCCACCAGCATTGACCCCCGCTGAGGGCCCGCTAGCAGGGTCACAAGGTCACGACAGGTCAGAGGGCAACTCCAGCCCCTTCGAGAACAAAGTCACCATTTCCACCTTCGGGTCTATCATGCGCATCACGTCGACGGGACTCGGCAGCGGCGGCAAGATCCGAAAAATCTCTTCCTCGAGCGACTACAAACCCTCCAAATCTCTCTGCAAACCGTCTCAGCTGAGCACGCCACCTATCCTGGAGGAGGCCGACCTGGAGGACAAAGCCGCGCTTCCGCCGCCGCTGCCTCGAGAGAGGAGGCACCGTGGCAACAAGAAGAGCCGGCACGGCCCGGGGCGCCCACGGGGGAGCAAGAACCGAGAGAGGAGGGACGAggagcaccaccaccaccatcaccacacaGCGCCGCCTCCTCTAGCCTTAACCTCCTCACTCTACCCGAGCCCGTCCTCCATCCCCCACCCCGCCTTCCCCTCGACGCTGCCTCCCACCGccacctcttcctcttccttctcctcctcctccactggtAGTTTTTCTACAGGCCGCGGCAACTCGCTGCTCGGCTCTG GCATCTACTCCAGTCTCAAGGA CCCTCTCTCCTCAGGACTCCTTCCATCCCACTCCTCGCTGTCTCTCCCGCCAGTCAGTGCTGTGTCAAACACGCAG GTGCATCCAGGTTCCAGCACCTCCTACAGCCTGAGCTCCTCTCAGCCTTTCGCCAGCTGTCTCTCCACAGCCCCGACACTGCCGCCACTACTGAGCCAAGCCCAGACCTCACTGCCAG AGTCTGACCTCGATGACTGTCGCTTCCCGTGTCAGGGGAACTCGCCGAGAGAGAGTCTTTCCTCGCA GTCTCCGATGAGCTGTCTTCCTCTTCTGTTCGACCAGAGAGACGGGTTGGGCGCGGGAGTCAGAGCCCGTCCCGAGAACGTCCCTCCAGCCAGCTCTCACATCGATCTCCTGCTGGAGAAACACAGCAACGGGGAGATGGGAGTCAACA TTGTGGAGATGCTCCAGTCGTTGCACTCCCTGCAGCAGGAGAACCAGCGGCTTCAGGACCAGATCCTCAGCCTGACGGCCAAGAAGGACCGACTGCAGCTGCTCAACACGGAGCTGGCCGTGCCTTTCCCTCCGCAGGTTCACTCCACCCAGGGCTCCATGCACGCGTCCGCCCAGATCAACTTCCTGTCATCCACCCAAG ACCCCCTGAGCACCAATAAGAGTCCCCTGTCCAAAAGCTGCTTCCTGAATGACACCTCCTTTGTTACCTCGTCCGAG GAGCTCCACTCTGGCAGTCCGTCCCGAAGTAGCTCGTCTCTCTCCTTCCAGAGCACCCCCCCTCCTCAGCAGAGCCCCGCCTCCTTCGGCCAGCCGCTGCTGAATGGCTTGGGTCGAGGGTTGAATGACGGCTTGGGGGCGATGAGTCAGGCCAGCGGCTCCGCTCTGCCCGTGATGGGCGGTCTCATGGCGTCTCTCGCGGGAAGTCCTCAGCTGACCATGAACGGCGTGCTGGGCAGTCTGAACGGAGTGATCCAGTCACCTGTGCAGAACGCCTCTCAGCCCACGCTCCCGGCTCTGCGACCCCAACCCCCGCCGCTCAACCCTCTGGCGCTGCCTCAAAGCTTTCAGCTTCCCAAGAGTGCGAGTCC GTCTTCGTTCCTGtcagagcagcagaagcagcttcttctcgagcagcagcagctgcagcagttccTCACCTCACAGAACTTCACACCT